One part of the Tissierellales bacterium genome encodes these proteins:
- the splB gene encoding spore photoproduct lyase, whose protein sequence is MIEFMPKQVFYEPDALNYPLGKKLINYFEKTNIPMKPTTSHNRVIGIVGDTPGEAYREAKHTLVIGVRRSKTFQTCKPSAHYQLPLATSCPGMCEYCYLSTTLGPKPYLRIYVNIEEILDITKNIIESRAPEITIFEGAATSDPIPVEKYTGNLKKTIEFFGQEPLGRFRFVTKFTDIENLLNAEHNNHTRFRFSLNCQQAIKQFEHGTPQLLDRVIAASKMLKSGYPIGFIIAPIFKFENWQDEYTELFTLLEKYLYENMPSNWSPKDLTFEFISHRYTLRAKSNILNVFPKSKLPMKEEERKFKYGQFGYGKYVYDPDDINELKEFFLNKTEKYFPGAKIEYFI, encoded by the coding sequence TTGATAGAATTTATGCCTAAACAAGTATTTTATGAACCTGACGCTTTAAATTATCCCCTTGGGAAAAAACTTATAAATTACTTTGAAAAAACAAATATACCAATGAAACCTACAACTTCCCATAATAGGGTTATTGGTATTGTTGGTGATACTCCAGGAGAAGCTTATAGAGAAGCAAAACATACTTTAGTTATTGGAGTTAGAAGGAGTAAAACTTTTCAAACCTGTAAACCTTCTGCTCATTATCAACTTCCTCTAGCTACCTCCTGTCCTGGTATGTGTGAATATTGCTATTTATCTACAACATTAGGCCCAAAACCTTATTTAAGAATATACGTTAATATTGAAGAAATATTAGATATAACTAAAAATATTATTGAATCTAGAGCACCAGAGATAACTATATTTGAAGGTGCTGCTACATCAGACCCTATACCGGTAGAAAAATATACTGGAAATCTTAAAAAAACTATAGAGTTTTTTGGTCAAGAACCTTTAGGACGATTTCGATTTGTAACTAAATTTACTGATATAGAAAATCTTTTAAATGCAGAACATAATAACCATACACGGTTTAGATTTAGTTTAAACTGTCAACAGGCAATTAAACAATTTGAACATGGAACACCACAGCTTTTGGATAGAGTAATAGCAGCATCAAAAATGCTAAAATCAGGCTATCCTATAGGATTTATTATTGCACCAATATTTAAATTTGAAAATTGGCAAGATGAATATACAGAACTTTTTACTTTATTAGAAAAATACTTATATGAAAATATGCCAAGCAATTGGTCACCTAAAGATTTAACTTTTGAGTTTATATCTCACCGGTATACTCTTAGAGCTAAATCTAATATTCTCAATGTCTTCCCTAAGAGTAAACTTCCTATGAAAGAAGAAGAACGAAAGTTTAAATATGGACAATTTGGATACGGTAAATATGTTTATGACCCAGATGATATAAATGAATTAAAAGAATTTTTTCTAAATAAAACAGAAAAATATTTTCCAGGAGCAAAAATAGAATATTTTATATAG